The genomic interval CATTTGTTCAGCAACAGCCACTTTGTAGCCTAAATCAACCAATTTATCAATGTATTCAGCTGCTGCATGGTGAGGAACACCAGCCATTGGAATTGGATTTTCTGAATTTTTATTTCTTGAAGTCAGGGTTAATTCTAATATTTGGGCAGCATTCACTGCATCATCATAGAAAAGCTCATAAAAATCACCCATCCGAAAGAGCAAGAAAGCATCGGGATAATCTTGTTTGATGTCTAAATATTGTTGCATTCCTGGTGAAATTTTTTCAGCCATTTTTTCTTCCTATCCCATCTAAATTTTACTGACGAAATTCTTAGCATATCCGTAAGAAAATTTAACACTAAATATCCTAAAACAGAAATTCTGTCAGTATTTTTTTATTATATTTTTACTGACAAAAATTCTAGCATCTCCATAAGCAAGCTTTCATGGCCTATCCTATGCCAGAATTTCTTGTCAGTACTTTTTATTCACCAGTTTCCAACAAAAGATTTACTTTCTCTTCTAATTCACCAGTGATATATTGAACTAAATCATTGACATCCTCTAATTTTGTAGCATAATCTTCTACCAAAGGATGATGCTTAATCCGTTTTTCAATGACTTGAGCCGACTGTGAAGTCTTTTTGTAAGCTTGTATTTTATCAATTTTTTGATATAAAACAGCCTCTTTTTGTAGAGCTTTCATTTCTTCTTGAGCTTTAAAAAGTTCTTGATTAGCCATTAGTGCTGTTTCAGCTTGTTGAAAATCTTTAACATAATCAAGACTTTTTATTTTTTCAACAAGCAAATCAACTAAGTCATCATAGTGCATCTCAAGCCTCCTTAAAATTTCATTAATTACTAATTATTTCTTTCATTAAAACTCTTAGACTTTATAAAATAATTATAACATATTTGGTAAAGTGACGATACTTCGCTTTATAAATTAGGGTGAAATCTATAAAATATATTTAGTTTTTCAATCACTTCAACTTTTTTATCTATAAAAACAGCCTGAAATGTTCAGGCTGTTTTGCGCTATTTCTCTTATTCTGGACGATGTCCATTTGGCCACCAAAGTTTAATCAAAGCTTGAGTCCCATCATTTTCAAAGCCTTTATCAGCTAATTGCTCATAGAGTTCTTTTGCCCCTTTAGTTGCAGGAAGCTCAAGATTCATTTTTTCTGCCTCAGAAAGTGCAATCCCTAAGTCTTTGATGAAATGCTTAACAAAAAATCCTGCACTATAATCTTCACGGAGAATCCGAGGCCCGTAATTAGCCAAAGACCAAGTAGCACCAGAACCTCCCCCAACAGTATTTAAAACTTTATCCAAATCCAAACAAGCCTTTTGGGCATAAGCTAAAAGCTCTGTCATTCCAGTCATTGTACCCGCAATACAAATTTGGTTAGCCATTTTAGTGTGTTGTCCACTTCCAGCTGCCCCTTGATGAGTAATAGTTTTTCCCATTTTTTCAAATAAAGGCAGAGTTTTCTCATAAGTTTCTGAATCACCACCAACCATAATGGTTAGTGTTGCATTTTTTGCACCCAAATCTCCTCCAGAAACAGGGGCATCAAGTGCGAATGCTCCAACTTTTTTGGCTTCTTGATAAATTTCTTGTGCTAAAGTTGGCTCAGTCGTCGTCATATCAATAAGAACTTTTCCTGAACAATCATTTTTGAAAATTCCTTCTGCACCAAAATAAACTTCGCGGACGTCCTTAGGATAACCAACAATTGTAATCACAAACTCAGCTTGAGCCGCAGCCTTTTGTGGATTTTCAGCATAAGTTGCACCACGTGCCACAAGACCGTCCGTTTTTGATTTTGTCCGATTATAAACAATTAAATCATGACCAGCGTCCATAAGATGACCAGCCATTGCGGCTCCCATCACACCCGTACCAATAAATGCTATTTTTGACATTTCTTCTCCTTTATTTAGCAGATTTATAAAATCTGTTTCGTCTAATTTTGGTAATCACGACGTTTACGGGCTTTATCTCCCCGCAACCGTTTGATTTTTCGGTTACGATATTCATCCAATTGATAAGTTTTCAACCATTTTTCAATAGCCACTCGTGAATTTCCTGTTTCTTCGCCAATGCTTGATAAAGAGCGTAAAGGATTTTCATCAATGATTTTCTCTAGTTCTTCTCTTGTTAATCTAGTCATATTTCTCCATCTCTTAAAAAGCTCAAAAGAGCAAAAAACGGCCAGCTTCCAGCCAACCGTCCACTTAATCATGGGGAAGAAGGGATTTGAACCCTCACGCGATTTCTCGCACATGCACCTGAAGCATGCGTGTCTGCCATTCCACCACTTCCCCTACGGATCATAACCTTGTCCTTTTACGTAAGTCGCTAAAGCGACTACTACAAAGGCACTTCCCCTACGGGTCATAACACTTTTCTATAATATCAGTTTAATAGAAAAAATGCAAGTTGAAAATCCGCTATGACGCCCTATTTAAGCACCTCCGTGCCCTACAAACATTGCAACAATTAATATAATCAAAACTAAAGTTGTAATTGCCACATAGAGTTTATCTCCTTCTTTTGCAAAAGCCACAATTGAAGCAACTACTCGCAAAACAGGAGTCAAAATTAAGAGGAATAATCCAGTCATCAACCAAGCCAATGCTTTAAATTCAACTAAACCACTTAAAATTTCATTAAATTTATCTGGCCAAACCCCTTCAGCATAACCAGAATGGCCGCTTAGGAGAAACATCAAAATTCCAATAATAATGACTGTAGTACTAACAAATACACCAATCCGAAGAATCTTTCCGATATTTCGCTCTATTTTGAGTAACTCTTCTTTTGTTAATTCTTTATTTACCATTAGAGCGATACCCCCAATCCTTTAAGCAACATTTGTAATGCCATAATTAAAATAACTGGAATGAAAATCAATCGAATTGTTTTCGCTGGTAACTTAGGCATAATTTTTGAGCCCAAAGCTGCACCGGCAACAATCCCAATAGCAAGCGGACCTGCTAAACTTGGATTAACATAGCCATTGAAAAAATAAACCGTTGCAGAAGCCGCTGCTGTTACCCCAATCATCAAATTTGAAGTCGCTGTTGAAGCTTTTAAAGGCATTTTCATCATTGAATCCATTGCCATGACCTTAAAGACCCCAGAACCAATTCCCAAAAGACCTGACGCAACACCAGCACCAAGCATTACAGCAGCACCACCTGGAACCTTTTCTACTTGATAAGGAATTTCTTTGCCAAGCTGTTTATCATAATAGCTTGAGTTTAATTTTAATTTCTCAGCAATCTTGTCTGACTCCACCTTTTGAACAACTTCCTCACCTTTATGCATTTTCCGCCACATATTGTAGCCTTGGAAAATCAAAAGACAACCAAATAAAATATTTAAAATCGTAGCATCAAAAAATCCTGCTAAAATTGCACCAACTAAACCACCAATTGTGGTAAATATTTCCAAAAACATAGCGGTACGAACATTAATCATATCATCTTTCAGATAAGAAATGGCCGCACCAGAACTTGTTGCAATAACGGCAACAATACTTGCCCCAATGGCATATTTAATATCAACACCAAAAAATGTCGTAATAATAGGCGTGATAATAATTCCACCCCCAAGACCCAAAATTGAGCCAAATACCCCTGCGACGAAACCAAGAAGTAACATCAACAGAGTAAATACTAATAAAGACATGTGTTTCTCCAATCTAATAACCCTATTTTACCAAAAACTTTTTAAAGCTGCTTGTTCCTTTGATTAAGATACTTTATCAAGAACATTTAAATCCTATTCTATTTTTTACAACCCCAATTTATGATATAATTCTTATAAGATTAATGCTTCACAAGAGTTTTTGAGGCAACTTATTGGAGGTTAAAATGAATAGACAAGAACTTGAGACACGACTTCGTCAAGAGCTAGCAATTCCCTTTTATAATGCTAAAATAGCCGAGCGCGATTATAGCGAGTCCGAATTTCAAGAAATGAAAGCTGAACTCAAAGCCGATAT from Lactococcus lactis carries:
- a CDS encoding RicAFT regulatory complex protein RicA family protein, giving the protein MHYDDLVDLLVEKIKSLDYVKDFQQAETALMANQELFKAQEEMKALQKEAVLYQKIDKIQAYKKTSQSAQVIEKRIKHHPLVEDYATKLEDVNDLVQYITGELEEKVNLLLETGE
- a CDS encoding NAD(P)-dependent oxidoreductase, whose amino-acid sequence is MSKIAFIGTGVMGAAMAGHLMDAGHDLIVYNRTKSKTDGLVARGATYAENPQKAAAQAEFVITIVGYPKDVREVYFGAEGIFKNDCSGKVLIDMTTTEPTLAQEIYQEAKKVGAFALDAPVSGGDLGAKNATLTIMVGGDSETYEKTLPLFEKMGKTITHQGAAGSGQHTKMANQICIAGTMTGMTELLAYAQKACLDLDKVLNTVGGGSGATWSLANYGPRILREDYSAGFFVKHFIKDLGIALSEAEKMNLELPATKGAKELYEQLADKGFENDGTQALIKLWWPNGHRPE
- a CDS encoding DUF1634 domain-containing protein → MVNKELTKEELLKIERNIGKILRIGVFVSTTVIIIGILMFLLSGHSGYAEGVWPDKFNEILSGLVEFKALAWLMTGLFLLILTPVLRVVASIVAFAKEGDKLYVAITTLVLIILIVAMFVGHGGA
- a CDS encoding sulfite exporter TauE/SafE family protein, which translates into the protein MSLLVFTLLMLLLGFVAGVFGSILGLGGGIIITPIITTFFGVDIKYAIGASIVAVIATSSGAAISYLKDDMINVRTAMFLEIFTTIGGLVGAILAGFFDATILNILFGCLLIFQGYNMWRKMHKGEEVVQKVESDKIAEKLKLNSSYYDKQLGKEIPYQVEKVPGGAAVMLGAGVASGLLGIGSGVFKVMAMDSMMKMPLKASTATSNLMIGVTAAASATVYFFNGYVNPSLAGPLAIGIVAGAALGSKIMPKLPAKTIRLIFIPVILIMALQMLLKGLGVSL